In Humulus lupulus chromosome 7, drHumLupu1.1, whole genome shotgun sequence, the following are encoded in one genomic region:
- the LOC133790350 gene encoding beta-glucosidase 13-like, with protein sequence MGGQLGWWCMLMGLLLLFGSFGSSMAATIINNIPTQYDTASLNRTSFPTGFLFGTASSAYQYEGAAKEGGKGPSIWDTYTHKHSDKIKGGSNGDVAVDAYHRYKEDVKIMKEMGMDAYRFSISWPRLLPSGKLSGGVNKEGIKYYNNLINELIANGLKPFVTLFHWDLPQALEDEYGGFLSPHIVHHFKEYSELCFKEFGDRVKHWITFNEPIAYSVVGYATGMFPPGRCSEWQHLNCTAGNSGTEPYLVTHHQLLAHAASARLYMNKYQGSQKGVVGITLVALWIVPYSEAKHHKNAALRALDFAYGWFMDPLTNGDYPQSMRSLVGNRLPKFSKLQSMNLKGSFDFIGLNYYSSNYASYAPQHNTTVENSSYLTDSWASLSPERNGVPIGPTPNGTANAIYVYPRGIRDILLYTKRKYHNLLIYITENGIDEFNDPNLSLEEALIDHQRIDYHYRHLYYLQKAINDDGVNVKGYFAWSFLDNFEWTLGYTVRFGINYVDYNDGLRRHPKLSAHWFKNFLQQKF encoded by the exons ATGGGAGGTCAATTAGGGTGGTGGTGCATGCTCATGGGGCTGCTGTTATTATTTGGTAGTTTTGGGTCATCAATGGCAGCAACCATTATTAATAATATCCCTACTCAATATGACACAGCTTCACTCAATCGGACCAGTTTTCCCACTGGTTTCCTGTTTGGAACAGCTTCATCAGCTTATCAG TACGAAGGTGCTGCCAAAGAAGGTGGCAAGGGACCAAGTATATGGGACACTTACACCCACAAACATTcag ACAAGATAAAGGGAGGCAGCAATGGGGATGTGGCTGTTGATGCATATCATCGCTACAAG GAAGATGTGAAAATTATGAAAGAAATGGGAATGGATGCTTACAGATTTTCTATCTCATGGCCCAGATTGCTACCAA GTGGAAAGCTAAGTGGAGGAGTGAACAAGGAAGGAATCAAATACTACAACAACCTAATTAATGAGCTCATAGCCAATG GCCTAAAGCCCTTTGTGACACTCTTCCACTGGGATCTTCCCCAAGCTTTAGAAGATGAATATGGAGGTTTCTTAAGCCCTCACATTGT GCACCATTTCAAGGAGTATTCAGAGCTATGTTTCAAGGAATTTGGTGACAGAGTGAAGCATTGGATCACTTTCAATGAGCCAATAGCTTATAGCGTGGTGGGTTATGCAACAGGAATGTTCCCACCAGGAAGGTGTTCTGAGTGGCAACACTTGAATTGCACTGCTGGGAATTCTGGCACCGAGCCATATTTGGTCACACACCACCAGCTTCTGGCCCATGCAGCCTCGGCTAGACTTTATATGAACAAGTATCAG GGAAGTCAAAAAGGTGTGGTTGGGATCACACTGGTGGCCCTATGGATCGTGCCATATTCTGAGGCAAAGCACCACAAAAATGCTGCTCTTCGAGCGCTTGATTTTGCCTATGGATG GTTTATGGACCCCTTGACAAATGGTGACTATCCCCAAAGTATGAGATCTCTAGTGGGAAACAGGCTGCCCAAATTCAGCAAATTGCAATCTATGAATTTAAAAGGGTCATTTGACTTTATTGGATTGAACTACTACTCTTCTAATTATGCATCTTATGCTCCACAGCATAATACTACTGTTGAAAATTCTAGCTACTTAACAGATTCTTGGGCTTCCTTATCCC CGGAGCGTAATGGGGTCCCTATTGGTCCAACACctaat GGTACTGCAAATGCGATCTACGTTTATCCAAGGGGAATTCGAGATATTTTGCTCTATACAAAAAGAAAGTATCATAATTTACTCATTTACATAACTGAGAacg GCATCGATGAATTCAATGATCCAAATTTATCCCTGGAGGAAGCTCTCATCGATCACCAAAGAATTGACTACCACTATCGCCATCTTTATTACTTGCAGAAAGCGATAAA TGACGATGGTGTGAACGTGAAAGGTTACTTTGCATGGTCATTCTTAGACAACTTTGAATGGACATTAGGGTACACTGTTCGTTTCGGCATTAACTACGTGGATTACAACGATGGTCTCAGAAGACACCCCAAACTCTCAGCACATTGGTTTAAGAATTTCCTTCAACAAAaattctaa